In Ciconia boyciana chromosome 3, ASM3463844v1, whole genome shotgun sequence, a genomic segment contains:
- the MCM3 gene encoding DNA replication licensing factor MCM3 has protein sequence MAAPAGGLEDAELREAQRDYLDFLDDEEDQGIYHSKVRDMISDNQYRLLVSINDLRRKNEKRASRLLSNAFEELIAFQRALKDFVASVDATYAKQYEDFYIGLEGSFGSKHVSPRTLTACFLSCIVCVEGIVTKCSLVRPKIVRSVHYCPATKKTIERRYTDMTSLDAFPSSSVYPTKDEENNPLETEFGLSIYKDHQTITIQEMPEKAPAGQLPRSVDVILDDDLVDKVKPGDRIQVVGTYRCLPGKKGGYTSGTFRTILIACHVKQMSKDVRPLYSAADVAKIKRFSKSRSKDIFDQLARSLAPSIHGHEYIKKALLCMLLGGVEKVLENGSRIRGDINILLIGDPSVAKSQLLRYVLSTAPRAIPTTGRGSSGVGLTAAVTTDQETGERRLEAGAMVLADRGVVCIDEFDKMSDIDRTAIHEVMEQGRVTIAKAGIHARLNSRCSVLAAANPVYGRYDQYKTPMENIGLQDSLLSRFDLLFIVLDQMDPEQDREISDHVLRMHRYRNPNEQDGDAMPLGSAVEILATEDPNFVQEEEQDLQVYEKHDDLLHGPNRRKEKIVSMEFMRKYIHVAKMIKPVLTQESASYIAEEYSRLRSQSQMNSDIARTSPVTARTLETLIRLSTAHAKARMNKTVDLQDAEAALELVQFAYFKKVLEKEKKRRKQAEDDSETEKEDDEESQPKEERRTRRRKKARTGGEGDSYDPYDFSDAEEEMPEVQAHTPKTPEAPAAGEAKKPELAEPRLKAFKAALLEVFKASHAQSVGLKNVMESINRDNPEPFSLAEVKVALAHMQDDNQIMVSDDIIFLI, from the exons ATGGCGGCGCCGGCAGGCGGACTGGAGGACGCGGAGCTGCGGGAGGCGCAGCGCGACTACCTCGATTTTCTGGACGATGAG GAAGATCAAGGGATTTATCACAGCAAAGTCCGGGACATGATCAGCGACAACCAGTACCGCCTCCTCGTCAGCATCAACGACCTGCGGCGGAAGAACGAGAAGCGAGCCAGCCG GCTCTTGAGCAACGCCTTTGAGGAGCTGATCGCCTTCCAGCGCGCCCTGAAGGATTTCGTCGCCTCCGTCGATGCCACCTACGCCAAGCAGTATGAGGACTTCTACATCGGGCTGGAGGGCAGCTTTGGCTCCAAGCACGTGTCGCCGCGGACGCTGACGGCCTGTTTCCTCAGCTGCATTGTCTGTGTGGAGGGCATCGTGACAAAAT GCTCTCTGGTTCGTCCAAAGATCGTCCGGAGCGTCCATTATTGCCCAGCTACCAAGAAGACTATTGAGCGCCGATATACGGACATGACCTCCCTGGATGCTTTCCCATCCAGCTCTGTCTACCCTACGAAG GATGAAGAGAATAACCCCTTGGAGACAGAGTTTGGCCTCTCCATCTACAAGGACCATCAGACCATCACCATCCAGGAGATGCCTGAGAAGGCACCAGCAGGGCAGCTGCCACGCTCGGTGGATGTCATTCTGGATGATGACCTGGTGGACAAGGTGAAGCCTGGGGACCGCATCCAGGTGGTGGGGACGTACCGCTGCCTGCCCGGAAAGAAAGGGGGTTACACTTCAGGGACTTTCAG GACTATCCTCATTGCCTGCCATGTGAAGCAGATGAGCAAAGACGTCCGGCCTCTCTACTCTGCTGCTGATGTGGCCAAGATCAAGAGATTCAGCAAGAGTCGTTCCAAG GATATCTTTGACCAGCTGGCGAGATCCCTGGCTCCCAGCATCCATGGGCACGAGTACATCAAGAAGGCCCTTCTCTGCATGCTGCTCGGAGGGGTGGAGAAGGTCCTGGAGAATGGGAGCCGCATCCGAGGAGACATCAACATCTTGCTGATAG GAGACCCTTCCGTTGCCAAGTCTCAGCTGCTGCGGTATGTGCTCAGCACCGCGCCCCGCGCCATCCCCACCACTGGCAGAGGCTCCTCCGGTGTTGGTCTGACAGCCGCTGTCACCACGGACCAAGAAACCG gCGAACGGCGCCTGGAAGCAGGGGCCATGGTGTTGGCCGACCGGGGGGTGGTGTGCATTGACGAGTTCGACAAGATGTCTGACATTGACCGCACGGCCATCCACGAGGTGATGGAGCAGGGCCGCGTCACCATCGCCAAGGCCGGCATCCATGCCCGCCTCAACTCCCGCTGCAGCGTCCTGGCGGCGGCCAACCCTGTCTACGGCCGG TATGACCAGTATAAGACGCCCATGGAGAACATTGGCCTGCAGGATTCCTTGCTCTCCCGCTTCGACCTGCTCTTCATTGTGCTAGACCAGATGGACCCCgagcaggacagggagatcTCGGACCATGTCCTGCGGATGCACCGCTACCGCAACCCCAATGAGCAGGATGGGGACG CCATGCCCCTGGGCAGTGCCGTGGAGATCCTGGCTACGGAGGACCCCAACTTCgtgcaggaggaggaacaggacCTCCAAGTGTATGAGAAACACGATGACCTCCTGCATGGGCCCAACCGCCGCAA GGAGAAGATCGTCAGCATGGAGTTCATGAGGAAGTACATCCACGTAGCAAAGATGATTAAGCCTGTCTTGACCCAGGAGTCAGCAAGCTACATAGCAGAGGAGTACTCCCGCCTGCGCAGCCAGAGCCAGATGAACTCGGACATCGCCAGG ACCTCCCCAGTCACAGCCCGTACGCTGGAGACCCTGATCCGCCTCTCCACGGCCCACGCCAAGGCCAGGATGAACAAGACAGTCGATCTGCAGGACGCCGAGGCGGCCTTGGAGCTGGTGCAGTTCGCCTACTTCAaaaag gtgctggagaaggagaagaagcgCAGAAAGCAGGCGGAGGACGACTCGGAGACCGAGAAAGAGGATGACGAGGAGTCGCAGCCCAAGGAGGAGCGCAGGACAAGGAG GAGAAAGAAGGCACGCACAGGAGGTGAGGGGGACTCCTACGACCCGTACGACTTCAGTGATGCCGAGGAGGAGATGCCAGAGG tCCAGGCACACACTCCAAAGACGCCCGAAGCCCCAGCCGCTGGCGAAGCAAAGAAGCCAGAGTTAGCTGAGCCGAG GTTGAAAGCGTTCaaggctgctctcctggaggTCTTC